In the Euzebya sp. genome, one interval contains:
- a CDS encoding S8/S53 family peptidase has translation MSTDDPISQARATGLPRDDGRRWQLLDPATAVRAPGAPEPRATVYERSTVLVGGLPGGRASARLSQITEVAEQMGWSATVLEDERALAGRVAEATAQGELRELAEDTWVTRVQLAPAGRAPQAPPDAWHLLQQLLARDAKASADVGLDHLVRACEIGGVPFWVGHPFWVGHPFWVGHPFWVGHGGGSPVTTYAQPGMGGRSPVAVVAGDPSRHAPRPDRPPVVAVPDTGLGAHPWYDGHPGVIRGVTYAGLPIGGDEADQGDGAVEGLDGTLAPLAGHGTFIAGLLRQGAPAASILPLGVMDAGGSVSESDLLRALALLLLRHVDGQRGGRPDEVIDVLSLSLGYYHETPQDAITTSFLRVLLDRYGAHGVVVVAAAGNDATTEPLLPAGFAADRDAPDHVGHRVPLVSVGALNPPGDTAAFFSNDGSRVSCWRPGAALVSTLPTSFEGAGQEGAETVPTGFHPRGTIDLDDFTSGFGIWSGTSFAAPVLAAEVLAHLTGAGDLADTDPDAMVARGWDAVRAVVRWERP, from the coding sequence ATGTCGACGGACGACCCGATCAGCCAGGCGAGGGCGACCGGCCTGCCGCGGGACGACGGGCGGCGCTGGCAGCTGCTGGACCCGGCCACCGCCGTGCGGGCGCCTGGTGCCCCGGAACCCCGCGCCACGGTGTACGAGCGGTCCACGGTGCTGGTCGGCGGCCTGCCCGGTGGGCGGGCCAGCGCCCGGCTCAGCCAGATCACCGAGGTCGCCGAGCAGATGGGGTGGTCCGCGACCGTCCTCGAGGACGAGCGCGCCCTCGCCGGCCGGGTCGCCGAGGCGACGGCGCAGGGCGAGCTGCGCGAGCTGGCTGAGGACACCTGGGTGACCCGCGTGCAGCTGGCGCCGGCCGGGCGGGCCCCGCAGGCACCCCCGGACGCCTGGCACCTGCTCCAGCAGCTGCTCGCCCGCGACGCGAAGGCCTCCGCTGACGTCGGGCTCGACCACCTCGTCCGCGCCTGCGAGATCGGCGGGGTGCCCTTCTGGGTCGGGCACCCGTTCTGGGTCGGGCACCCCTTCTGGGTCGGGCACCCGTTCTGGGTCGGGCACGGGGGCGGCTCGCCGGTGACCACCTACGCCCAGCCCGGCATGGGCGGCCGGTCACCGGTGGCGGTCGTCGCCGGGGACCCCTCCCGGCACGCACCGCGCCCCGACCGACCGCCCGTCGTCGCGGTCCCGGACACCGGCCTCGGCGCCCACCCCTGGTACGACGGGCATCCCGGCGTCATCCGCGGGGTGACGTACGCCGGCCTGCCCATCGGCGGGGACGAAGCGGACCAGGGCGACGGCGCGGTCGAGGGACTCGACGGGACCCTCGCCCCGCTGGCCGGTCACGGGACCTTCATCGCCGGTCTCCTCCGCCAGGGGGCGCCGGCCGCCTCGATCCTGCCCCTCGGCGTGATGGACGCGGGCGGATCCGTGAGCGAATCCGACCTGCTGCGCGCCCTCGCGCTGTTGCTGCTGCGCCACGTCGACGGCCAGCGCGGCGGCCGGCCCGACGAGGTCATCGACGTGCTGAGCCTCTCCCTCGGCTACTACCACGAGACCCCGCAGGACGCGATCACGACGAGCTTCCTGCGCGTGCTGCTCGACCGGTACGGGGCGCACGGCGTCGTCGTCGTCGCGGCCGCCGGGAACGACGCCACGACCGAACCCCTGCTGCCCGCGGGCTTCGCCGCGGATCGTGACGCCCCCGACCACGTGGGCCACCGGGTGCCCCTCGTCAGCGTCGGGGCACTCAACCCCCCGGGGGACACGGCCGCGTTCTTCTCGAACGACGGCAGCCGGGTCAGCTGCTGGCGTCCGGGCGCGGCGCTCGTCTCGACGCTGCCCACGTCCTTCGAGGGCGCCGGGCAGGAGGGTGCGGAGACCGTCCCGACGGGGTTCCACCCGCGCGGCACGATCGACCTCGACGACTTCACGAGCGGGTTCGGCATCTGGTCCGGCACCTCCTTCGCCGCCCCGGTGCTGGCCGCCGAGGTGCTCGCGCACCTCACCGGCGCGGGGGACCTGGCCGACACGGACCCGGATGCGATGGTGGCCCGCGGCTGGGATGCGGTGCGCGCAGTGGTCAGGTGGGAGCGACCGTGA
- a CDS encoding RNA polymerase sigma factor yields the protein MTAPRPTGERAAPGLIDTAAAAFDAYRAGDRAQMGELVDLLTPILWHTARSQGVDERRAEDVLQTAWLRLVDHADRIEDPRRVLAWMLTTVKREAWRVRRAGGREDADLDRAPEPISTAPDPEAHSLLTERQQALWGHVGALSERCQQLLRVIAFAQKPDYAGISEALGMPVGSIGPTRGRCLDKLRRLLAADDDWGTGDG from the coding sequence GTGACGGCGCCCCGGCCGACCGGCGAGCGCGCCGCACCGGGCCTCATCGACACCGCCGCTGCCGCCTTCGACGCCTACCGCGCCGGCGACCGGGCGCAGATGGGGGAGCTCGTCGACCTGCTCACCCCAATCCTGTGGCACACCGCCCGCAGCCAGGGCGTCGACGAGCGCCGCGCGGAGGACGTCCTGCAGACGGCGTGGCTCCGCCTGGTCGATCACGCCGACCGCATCGAGGACCCGAGGCGCGTGCTCGCGTGGATGCTGACCACCGTCAAGCGAGAGGCCTGGCGCGTCCGTCGAGCCGGAGGACGCGAGGACGCCGACCTCGACCGAGCCCCCGAGCCGATCAGCACCGCACCCGACCCGGAGGCCCACAGCCTCCTCACCGAGCGCCAGCAGGCCCTGTGGGGGCACGTGGGCGCCCTCTCCGAGCGCTGCCAGCAGCTGCTGCGGGTCATCGCGTTCGCGCAGAAGCCGGACTACGCCGGCATCTCAGAGGCACTCGGCATGCCGGTGGGCAGCATCGGCCCCACCCGGGGCCGGTGCCTTGACAAGCTCAGGCGGCTGCTCGCCGCCGACGACGACTGGGGGACTGGCGATGGATGA
- a CDS encoding CHAT domain-containing protein codes for MGGHQVGGDADALDRARDLHRRGVEANSAGRPAEAASILRAALDVLDGPDDPAPDDPAPDDPAGIRLRARVLMALAFAVFEASGLPAAEAVLADALTEADAVGDAELSALCHSQRANLLGRAGQMSAALDELDAAVERLDALDARDQFVLLSNRGVTYSLLGRLTEAAADAARAVRIAADAGLVREEAMALHNEGWIAYLVGDLPRALALMRRSEAMGVDVSGAVSRLDRGRVLLEAGLGREAVEVLTQATAAAEERHQHHVLAEIELELARAHAVRGDVDAAERMARAAGQRFRSADAAGWAARADLVLAQITAGPGGRPGAVAEDVEALIARAQDADDPLLELESRVLAAQAALDRALTAAAVAHLDAAEDLVASTGGTGLLSIRLQLRLGRAMAAAAAGRVAEVPAVLDLAADDLARAQGLSASLDLRTAIAVHGTRLAELDLALALPSGPDAVITSTERWRSVTARLPRVRPPGSPALASALADLRRLREDLRADVGAAARAELLTRIEAVEADVSEHARGQRDVDARAAPLAPLDPETLREALDAVDADLLSLVEHDGEVLAVVVASGHASIHRLGAARVVAETSRRLRADLQAAATHELGPMRAAVWSSLRAGLDDLDRTVVRPCGLARPRVVVVPHRGTAALPWGMLPSLAGRGVVVARSATAWARGLSTPVATPDVAAIGGPDLPAADEEVRRVADRWPRAALVPAGNSSAAALRDALVGADVVHVAAHGLHHQESPLFASVRMADGPLFVHDLELSGVGAAHVILSSCDVGRSTVRPGDEPLGLAAGMLALGARSVVAAVCRVPDAVAAAVMDRYHRRLAAGDPSDVALAAAAGEGEELGRAFVVAGSPWQVAVGSG; via the coding sequence TTGGGCGGCCACCAGGTGGGCGGCGACGCCGACGCGCTCGACCGGGCGCGGGACCTCCACCGGCGCGGGGTGGAGGCGAACTCGGCCGGTCGGCCCGCCGAGGCCGCGTCGATCCTCCGCGCGGCCCTCGACGTGCTGGATGGCCCGGACGACCCCGCCCCGGACGACCCTGCCCCGGACGACCCTGCCGGCATCCGACTGCGCGCGAGGGTCCTGATGGCCCTGGCGTTCGCGGTGTTCGAGGCCTCCGGGCTGCCCGCCGCCGAGGCCGTCCTCGCCGACGCGCTGACCGAGGCCGACGCGGTCGGTGATGCCGAGCTGAGCGCCCTGTGCCACTCCCAGCGCGCCAACCTGCTCGGCCGGGCCGGGCAGATGAGCGCCGCGCTCGACGAGCTCGACGCGGCCGTGGAGCGCCTCGACGCCCTGGACGCGCGTGACCAGTTCGTCCTCCTCAGCAACCGGGGCGTCACCTACAGCCTGCTGGGTCGACTCACCGAGGCGGCAGCCGACGCGGCCCGGGCCGTGCGGATCGCCGCCGATGCCGGGTTGGTCCGCGAGGAGGCGATGGCGCTCCACAACGAGGGGTGGATCGCCTACCTCGTGGGGGATCTGCCGAGGGCGCTCGCGCTGATGCGCCGCAGCGAGGCCATGGGCGTCGACGTGTCCGGCGCGGTCTCGCGCCTCGACCGCGGGCGGGTGCTGCTCGAGGCCGGACTGGGCCGCGAGGCGGTTGAGGTCCTCACGCAGGCGACCGCCGCCGCCGAGGAGCGCCACCAGCACCACGTGCTCGCGGAGATCGAGCTCGAGCTGGCCCGCGCGCACGCGGTCCGGGGTGACGTCGACGCGGCCGAGCGCATGGCCAGGGCCGCCGGGCAGCGCTTCCGGTCGGCCGACGCGGCGGGGTGGGCGGCCAGGGCCGATCTGGTCCTCGCCCAGATCACCGCCGGTCCGGGCGGACGTCCCGGTGCGGTGGCCGAGGACGTGGAGGCGCTCATCGCCCGCGCCCAGGATGCGGACGACCCCCTGCTGGAGCTCGAGTCCCGCGTGCTGGCTGCGCAGGCAGCGCTCGACCGGGCTCTGACGGCAGCCGCGGTCGCGCACCTCGACGCCGCCGAGGACCTGGTGGCCAGCACCGGTGGCACCGGCCTGCTGAGCATCCGGTTGCAGCTGCGGCTGGGACGGGCGATGGCGGCGGCCGCCGCCGGTCGCGTGGCCGAGGTCCCGGCGGTGCTGGACCTCGCCGCTGACGACCTGGCCCGCGCCCAGGGCCTGAGCGCCAGCCTGGACCTGCGGACCGCCATCGCCGTCCACGGCACCAGGCTGGCCGAGCTCGACCTGGCGCTGGCGCTGCCATCCGGCCCGGACGCGGTGATCACGAGCACCGAGCGCTGGCGGTCGGTGACCGCGCGGCTCCCCCGCGTGCGCCCGCCGGGCTCCCCCGCGCTCGCATCCGCCCTCGCGGACCTGCGCCGCCTGCGCGAGGACCTGCGCGCGGACGTCGGTGCCGCTGCCCGGGCCGAGCTCCTGACCCGCATCGAGGCGGTGGAGGCGGACGTGAGCGAGCACGCGCGCGGCCAGCGGGACGTCGACGCGCGCGCTGCGCCGCTCGCCCCGCTCGACCCGGAGACCCTGCGGGAGGCCCTCGACGCCGTCGACGCGGACCTGCTGTCGCTGGTGGAGCACGACGGCGAGGTCCTCGCCGTGGTCGTCGCCAGCGGCCACGCCTCGATCCACCGCCTGGGCGCCGCGCGTGTGGTGGCCGAGACCTCCCGACGGCTGCGGGCCGACCTCCAGGCCGCGGCGACCCACGAGCTGGGCCCGATGCGCGCGGCCGTGTGGAGCTCCCTCCGCGCCGGGCTCGACGACCTCGACCGGACGGTCGTGCGGCCGTGCGGCCTGGCGCGCCCCCGCGTGGTGGTCGTCCCCCACCGCGGGACCGCGGCCCTGCCGTGGGGGATGCTCCCGTCCCTCGCCGGCCGCGGGGTGGTGGTAGCGCGCTCGGCGACCGCCTGGGCGCGCGGCCTGTCGACCCCGGTCGCGACCCCCGACGTGGCGGCGATCGGCGGTCCCGACCTCCCGGCGGCGGACGAGGAGGTCCGCCGGGTCGCCGACCGCTGGCCGCGCGCGGCGCTCGTGCCGGCCGGCAACTCGTCAGCCGCGGCGCTGCGGGACGCCCTCGTCGGCGCCGACGTCGTCCACGTCGCCGCCCACGGCCTGCACCACCAGGAGAGCCCGCTGTTCGCGTCCGTCCGGATGGCCGACGGCCCCCTCTTCGTCCACGACCTCGAGCTCAGCGGCGTCGGCGCAGCCCACGTGATCCTCTCCTCCTGCGACGTGGGCCGCTCCACCGTGCGGCCGGGCGACGAGCCCCTGGGGCTCGCCGCCGGGATGCTCGCGCTGGGGGCCCGCTCCGTCGTCGCCGCGGTGTGCCGCGTCCCCGACGCGGTGGCGGCGGCGGTGATGGACCGCTACCACCGGCGGCTCGCGGCGGGGGATCCGAGCGACGTGGCGCTCGCGGCGGCGGCGGGGGAGGGTGAGGAGCTGGGCCGTGCGTTCGTCGTCGCCGGGTCGCCCTGGCAGGTCGCCGTGGGCAGCGGGTAG
- a CDS encoding MazG nucleotide pyrophosphohydrolase domain-containing protein — MADTTPRAITDIATFQDQMVALYGDRDAERGLARTFAWFTEEVGELSRALFRGTHDERVHEFADVLAWLASLAAQSGVDLATAAQRYADGCPRCGQTPCGCRR, encoded by the coding sequence ATGGCCGACACGACCCCGCGCGCGATCACCGACATCGCCACCTTCCAGGACCAGATGGTCGCCCTGTACGGCGACCGCGACGCCGAGCGAGGGCTGGCGCGGACCTTCGCGTGGTTCACCGAGGAGGTCGGGGAGCTCTCCCGGGCGCTGTTCCGGGGGACGCACGACGAGCGGGTGCACGAGTTCGCCGACGTCCTCGCGTGGCTCGCCTCGCTGGCCGCGCAGTCCGGCGTCGACCTCGCCACGGCCGCCCAGCGCTACGCCGACGGCTGCCCCCGGTGCGGGCAGACCCCGTGCGGCTGCCGGCGCTGA
- a CDS encoding heme-binding domain-containing protein, which produces MERRRLLRRAAVAVAAVGIGVQLVPLGAWQFSNPPVVDAARFPTAEAEEVARAACFDCHSHETRYPPYAYVAPASWLLQRDVAEGRDELNFSDFGDSDADDAADAVRDGSMPPSRYTLLHPGARLDEAEATVLVEALERMARD; this is translated from the coding sequence GTGGAACGACGTCGCCTCCTCCGCCGAGCGGCCGTCGCCGTGGCGGCCGTCGGGATCGGCGTGCAGCTCGTCCCCCTCGGCGCGTGGCAGTTCTCGAACCCGCCGGTGGTCGACGCCGCGAGGTTCCCGACCGCGGAGGCCGAGGAGGTCGCGCGGGCGGCCTGCTTCGACTGCCACAGCCACGAGACGCGCTACCCGCCCTACGCCTACGTGGCCCCGGCCAGCTGGCTGCTCCAGCGCGACGTCGCCGAGGGCCGCGACGAGCTCAACTTCTCCGACTTCGGGGACTCCGACGCCGACGACGCCGCCGATGCCGTGCGGGACGGGTCGATGCCGCCGAGCCGCTACACCCTCCTCCACCCGGGTGCGCGGCTGGACGAGGCGGAGGCGACCGTCCTGGTCGAGGCGCTCGAGCGCATGGCGAGGGACTGA
- the rlmN gene encoding 23S rRNA (adenine(2503)-C(2))-methyltransferase RlmN encodes MPPSDRARPRRATRPPRRSLFDLSFDEIADLEDPETAGDVYRSLYRHRRTTATVRRVARTHDLTTSALPLQAVERGSMTTKHLFGLPDGSSVETVAITRRTGTTACVSSQVGCAFRCAFCASGQDGLTRHLSPGEIVQQVLQLGTRINRVVFMGIGEPLHNYDNVLAAIRILRDRRGRGLSTRGITISTIGPPAALRRLREEHLGINLTISLHATDDAVRRELIPGARAHRIEEVIDGSQSWAERHGRPVTYVYLLLPGHNDTDEDLDRLIGWFADRPARVNLMRWNPVDGEQRFLRADDRLLARFRRALVDARVDTAVRDTQGLDVDAACGQLRARRMRSVPR; translated from the coding sequence ATGCCACCGTCCGACCGCGCCCGGCCACGCCGTGCCACGCGACCACCCCGTCGCAGCCTGTTCGACCTGTCCTTCGACGAGATCGCCGACCTCGAGGACCCCGAGACCGCCGGTGACGTCTACCGGTCCCTCTACCGCCACCGCCGCACCACCGCCACCGTCAGGCGGGTGGCGCGGACCCACGACCTGACCACGTCCGCGCTGCCGCTGCAGGCGGTGGAGCGGGGGTCGATGACCACCAAGCACCTCTTCGGCCTGCCCGACGGCTCGTCGGTCGAGACCGTCGCGATCACCCGCCGGACCGGCACGACCGCCTGCGTGTCCTCACAGGTGGGCTGTGCGTTCCGCTGCGCGTTCTGCGCCTCCGGCCAGGACGGCCTGACCCGCCACCTGTCCCCCGGCGAGATCGTGCAGCAGGTCCTCCAGCTGGGCACCCGCATCAACCGGGTCGTGTTCATGGGGATCGGCGAGCCGCTGCACAACTACGACAACGTCCTCGCCGCGATCAGGATCCTGCGCGACCGCCGAGGCCGCGGGCTCAGCACCCGCGGCATCACGATCTCCACCATCGGCCCGCCGGCCGCGCTGCGGCGCCTCCGCGAGGAGCACCTCGGCATCAACCTGACCATCTCGCTGCACGCCACGGACGACGCGGTGCGGCGCGAGCTGATCCCCGGCGCCCGTGCCCACCGGATCGAGGAGGTGATCGACGGCAGCCAGTCGTGGGCCGAGCGGCACGGCAGGCCGGTCACCTACGTGTACCTGCTCCTGCCGGGCCACAACGACACCGACGAGGACCTGGACCGGCTCATCGGCTGGTTCGCCGACCGGCCTGCTCGGGTCAACCTGATGCGCTGGAACCCGGTCGACGGGGAGCAGCGCTTCCTGCGGGCCGATGACCGGCTGCTGGCCCGGTTCCGCCGTGCCCTGGTCGACGCACGCGTCGACACCGCCGTCCGCGACACCCAGGGCCTCGACGTCGATGCCGCGTGCGGGCAGCTGCGCGCCCGCCGGATGCGGTCGGTGCCGCGATGA